The Cohnella abietis genome has a segment encoding these proteins:
- a CDS encoding D-alanyl-D-alanine carboxypeptidase family protein has translation MRWKRVVLVIAFIFVMGWVLNIKEKLGFTPKYELHLEAVSAAMMDADTGKWLYLSNAQEPLPPASMSKMMTEILVLDDIRSGKLTWESPVVVSSYAASIGGAGMDLAEGQTITVSELFNGMAIHSANDAAVALAEFSEGSETEFVKKMNLKAAEIGLSEDTFFANSTGLSSRDLEDYATAAANGDTVMTAKDVALLARYLIEIHPEVLKVTKRAKAGDDSSKNLQTTNEMLPGQRFGTKGNDGLKTGYTKQAGYCFTGTTVVDGRRYITVVMGASTPEARFEETKKLLAYGEGAAS, from the coding sequence ATGAGGTGGAAGCGGGTAGTATTAGTTATCGCATTTATATTTGTAATGGGTTGGGTATTGAACATTAAAGAAAAACTAGGCTTTACCCCGAAATATGAGCTGCATTTAGAGGCTGTATCGGCAGCAATGATGGATGCGGATACGGGGAAATGGCTTTATCTGAGCAATGCTCAGGAGCCTTTGCCTCCAGCTAGTATGTCGAAAATGATGACTGAAATTCTGGTGCTTGATGATATACGTTCTGGGAAGCTGACTTGGGAAAGTCCTGTTGTTGTAAGCTCTTATGCCGCAAGCATTGGTGGCGCGGGAATGGATCTGGCTGAAGGGCAGACGATAACGGTTAGTGAGCTGTTTAATGGAATGGCCATACACTCCGCTAATGATGCAGCTGTTGCATTGGCTGAATTTAGTGAAGGCTCCGAGACAGAGTTCGTTAAAAAAATGAACTTGAAAGCGGCAGAAATTGGATTGTCTGAGGACACTTTTTTTGCCAATTCGACTGGATTATCTAGCCGCGACCTTGAAGATTATGCGACTGCTGCAGCGAACGGTGATACGGTCATGACGGCAAAGGACGTTGCATTGTTAGCGCGATACTTGATTGAAATTCACCCTGAGGTGTTAAAAGTAACTAAGAGGGCCAAAGCGGGCGACGATAGTAGCAAAAATCTGCAAACGACGAACGAGATGCTACCTGGACAGCGGTTCGGGACGAAGGGTAATGATGGGTTAAAGACTGGTTATACCAAGCAGGCAGGATATTGCTTTACTGGAACGACGGTTGTTGATGGGCGGAGGTACATTACTGTAGTAATGGGAGCTAGCACACCAGAAGCACGCTTCGAGGAAACGAAGAAGCTGCTCGCTTATGGAGAGGGAGCTGCCTCATGA